The following coding sequences lie in one Mesorhizobium sp. NZP2298 genomic window:
- a CDS encoding DNA helicase: MILSAPVYHLKRQARLLSREAKIPLHQALDRIATQEGFASWSLLAAKLSETAPASRLFARLTPGDLVLVGARPGHGKTLMSLELAVEAMKSGHRSMFFTLEYTQRDVLERFRAIGVEPARFDRLFEFDTSDAISAGYIVRMLGSAPRGTLAVIDYLQLLDQKRENPGLMDQVRTLKAFARDSGVILVFISQIDRSYDPAKKPVPDISDVRLPNPLDLSLFDKACFLNEGEIRFQAA; the protein is encoded by the coding sequence ATGATTCTATCCGCGCCCGTCTACCATCTGAAGCGTCAAGCCAGGCTGTTGTCGCGCGAGGCAAAAATCCCGCTCCACCAGGCGCTCGACCGTATTGCCACGCAAGAGGGATTTGCCAGTTGGAGCCTGCTTGCGGCGAAGCTGTCCGAGACGGCGCCCGCCAGCAGGTTGTTCGCGCGACTGACACCTGGAGATCTCGTTCTGGTCGGCGCGCGGCCGGGCCATGGCAAGACGCTGATGAGCCTCGAACTGGCGGTCGAAGCGATGAAGTCGGGCCATCGCAGCATGTTCTTCACGCTGGAATATACGCAACGCGATGTGCTGGAGCGGTTCCGCGCCATCGGCGTCGAGCCGGCCCGGTTCGACCGACTGTTCGAGTTCGACACTTCCGATGCCATCAGCGCCGGCTATATCGTCAGGATGTTGGGGTCGGCGCCGCGCGGCACGCTGGCGGTCATCGATTATCTGCAACTGCTCGATCAGAAACGAGAGAACCCCGGCCTGATGGACCAGGTCCGCACGCTGAAGGCTTTCGCGCGCGATAGCGGCGTGATCTTGGTCTTCATCTCGCAGATCGACCGGTCCTACGATCCCGCGAAGAAGCCGGTCCCGGATATCAGTGATGTTCGCCTGCCCAACCCGCTTGATTTGTCCCTCTTCGACAAGGCCTGCTTCCTGAACGAGGGCGAGATACGCTTCCAGGCGGCTTGA
- a CDS encoding GNAT family N-acetyltransferase → MIEIVKPALEHLPSYKAALERGWSPDNVRLMEATREQLAAIEQDPVAFLASLDDPEARGDPITLPDGTQVPRLPGFRRWIWDGEASGSIGFRWQKGTAMLPSHVLGHIGYAVVPWKQRRGYATEALRLMLDEARAVGLPYVEITAKPGNPASHKVILANGGKLVGRFLEDAAYGGVESLRFRIDL, encoded by the coding sequence ATGATCGAGATCGTCAAACCGGCGCTTGAACATCTGCCGTCCTACAAGGCGGCGCTCGAGCGCGGCTGGTCGCCGGACAATGTTCGGCTCATGGAGGCAACGCGCGAGCAGCTCGCGGCGATAGAGCAGGATCCGGTGGCCTTCCTGGCCAGCCTAGATGACCCCGAGGCCAGGGGCGACCCGATCACCTTGCCCGATGGCACGCAAGTGCCGCGCCTGCCGGGATTTCGCCGCTGGATCTGGGATGGCGAGGCGTCAGGCTCGATCGGCTTTCGCTGGCAGAAGGGAACGGCGATGTTGCCGTCGCATGTGCTTGGCCATATCGGCTATGCGGTGGTGCCCTGGAAGCAGCGGCGCGGCTACGCCACCGAGGCCTTGCGATTGATGCTCGACGAGGCAAGGGCGGTCGGCCTTCCCTACGTCGAGATTACCGCCAAACCGGGCAATCCGGCGTCACACAAGGTGATCCTGGCCAATGGCGGCAAGCTCGTCGGGCGCTTCCTCGAGGACGCCGCCTATGGCGGGGTCGAGAGTCTGCGGTTCCGGATCGATTTGTAG